In Miscanthus floridulus cultivar M001 chromosome 5, ASM1932011v1, whole genome shotgun sequence, one genomic interval encodes:
- the LOC136450428 gene encoding endoribonuclease YBEY, chloroplastic-like isoform X1: MFRTNQNRTSQTNQPKPSSNLLPLSRRHTTGGTAMARIVSRALPFASRSSLHLPLPPPFPGAALLRSAATAPPLPPAAGAALAASLLSWRGHTVTPEPSIAAAPPFAGFLAGIRGFRKGRRGQVSAKRSQPQVAPPPPPPPPPKESEIELIARIGVEEDMPDDPEVLNIVEILKLNVPMAMKIALDGLLDSSYSTRDTSISDVGKYDKVEVSVLLCNGNFIQDLNKEWRGEDCTTDMLSMSQYIPDLDVPILMLGDIVISVEATARQAEEKGVTLLDEVRVLVVRGILHLLGFHHESSNEAAAELEKEEQLILKSLRWKGKGLAKSALDSSKPQTDSLDGQVTNGLKKAGSLRFYKPKFKYIFCDMDGTLLNSKSQVTARNAEALREARSRGVNIVIATGKARPAVIDALSMVDLSGRTGIVSESSPGVFLQGLLVYGLEGRQLYKRNLDQEVCREALLYSLENKIPLVAFSQDHCYSMFDHALVNSLHYIYHEPKAKIVPSIDELLETAEIQKVLFLETPEGISSALRPYWAKAIEGRAHVVQAQPDMLELVPPATSKGNGVKILLNHLSISPNEVMAIGDGENDIEMLQLASFGVALANGSDKTKAVANVIGATNDEDGVAQAIYEYAF; encoded by the exons CCACCTCCCGCTACCGCCGCCCTTCCCCGGCGCGGCGCTGCTGCGTTCCGCCGCCACGGCGCCGCCCCTGCCCCCCGCTGCCGGGGCTGCACTCGCGGCCTCGCTGCTCTCCTGGCGCGGGCACACGGTCACCCCTGAGCCCTCGATAGCGGCGGCGCCGCCGTTCGCGGGGTTCCTCGCTGGAATCCGCGGGTTCCGCAAGGGACGGCGCGGACAGGTGTCGGCGAAGCGGTCGCAGCCTCAGGTCgcacccccgcccccgcccccacccCCGCCGAAGGAGAGCGAGATCGAGCTCATCGCTCGCATCGGCGTCGAGGAGGACATGCCCGACGACCCAGAAGTGCTG AACATTGTAGAAATCCTAAAGTTAAATGTCCCAATGGCAATGAAGATTGCACTTGATGGACTTCTGGATTCCAGCTACAGCACCCGAGATACATCGATAAGTGATGTTGGGAAGTATGATAAGGTTGAGGTTTCTGTATTGCTATGCAATGGTAACTTCATCCAAGATCTTAACAAAGAATGGAGAGGCGAGGACTGCACTACTGATATGCTCTCGATGTCCCAGTACATTCCAGATCTTGATGTTCCCATT CTAATGTTAGGTGATATAGTAATATCTGTTGAGGCAACTGCAAGGCAAGCTGAGGAGAAAGGTGTTACACTTCTTGATGAAGTGCGGGTTCTAGTG GTTCGTGGCATATTGCATCTTCTTGGTTTTCATCACGAGTCGAGCAATGAGGCTGCAGCAGAATTGGAGAAGGAGGAGCAGCTCATTTTAAAAAGTCTAAGGTGGAAAGGAAAAGGTCTAGCTAAGAGTGCTCTGGATTCAAGCAAGCCTCAAACAGATTCATTGGATG GGCAAGTGACAAATGGTCTGAAGAAAGCTGGCAGCCTAAGATTTTACAAACCAAAATTCAAATATATTTTTTGTGATATGGATG GCACGCTGCTCAACAGTAAAAGTCAAGTTACAGCAAGGAATGCAGAAGCTCTAAGAGAAGCCAGGTCAAGAGGAGTAAACATAGTTATTGCCACTGGAAAG GCACGTCCTGCTGTAATTGATGCTCTTAGTATGGTGGACTTATCTGGAAGAACTGGCATTGTTTCAGAATCATCACCTGGTGTATTCCTTCAG GGTCTGCTGGTTTATGGTTTGGAAGGAAGACAGCTTTATAAAAGAAATTTGGACCAAGAAGTATGTAGAGAG GCACTCTTATATTCTTTGGAGAACAAGATACCATTAGTAGCATTTAGTCAGGATCATTGTTATTCTATGTTTGACCACGCTTTGGTCAATTCTCTCCATTACATATACCATGAACCAA AGGCTAAAATAGTGCCGTCTATTGATGAGCTTTTAGAAACAGCTGAGATACAG AAAGTATTGTTCCTTGAAACTCCTGAGGGAATTTCGTCTGCATTGAGACCGTACTGGGCAAAGGCGATAGAGGGAAGGGCCCATGTTGTTCAGGCACAACCTGATATGCTTGAACTTGTACCACCTGCAACTTCGAAAGGCAATGGTGTGAAGATTCTGTTGAACCACCTTTCCATTAGTCCAAATGAG GTAATGGCAATTGGTGATGGAGAAAATGACATTGAAATGCTGCAACTAGCTTCGTTTGGTGTTGCTCTTGCAAATGGATCTGATAAGACTAAAGCAGTGGCAAATGTAATTGGCGCCACtaatgatgaagatggagttgcaCAGGCTATTTATGAATATGCCTTCTAA
- the LOC136452938 gene encoding protein OXIDATIVE STRESS 3-like — MGGFSGATGLAVYREEDDEELFETSSSISGDSDDEDQFSEGEEGAGALEHQFTQQPVRRLNSDSLYDLSSMMAQLPVKKGLSKYYDGKSQSFACMSEVRCLEDLRKKETPYKKMKPSRSYVALDEEQDCHMPGPNSRAPGSSCANLVARNNNKNMLYRPPTIPVNKSGYHQ, encoded by the exons ATGGGCGGGTTCAGCGGCGCTACAGGTCTCGCGGTGTACCgcgaagaagatgatgaggagctgTTCGAGACATCGTCTTCCATCTCcggcgactccgacgacgaggacCAGTTCTCAGAAGGAGAAGAGGGCGCCGGAGCTCTGGAGCACCAGTTCACGCAGCAGCCGGTGCGGAGATTGAATTCTGACAGCCTCTATGATCTGTCGTCTATGATGGCACAACTCCCTGTCAA GAAAGGGCTATCGAAATACTATGACGGCAAGTCTCAATCGTTCGCGTGTATGTCTGAAGTGAGGTGCCTGGAAGATCTGCGCAAGAAAGAGACACCCTACAAGAAGATGAAGCCATCCAGGAGTTATGTAGCGTTAGACGAAGAGCAGGACTGTCATATGCCGGGTCCTAACAGCAGGGCACCCGGAAGTTCCTGCGCAAACCTGGTGGCTCGGAACAACAACAAAAACATGCTCTACAGACCTCCCACAATCCCTGTAAACAAAAGTGGATACCATCAGTAG
- the LOC136450428 gene encoding endoribonuclease YBEY, chloroplastic-like isoform X2: MFRTNQNRTSQTNQPKPSSNLLPLSRRHTTGGTAMARIVSRALPFASRSSLHLPLPPPFPGAALLRSAATAPPLPPAAGAALAASLLSWRGHTVTPEPSIAAAPPFAGFLAGIRGFRKGRRGQVSAKRSQPQVAPPPPPPPPPKESEIELIARIGVEEDMPDDPEVLNIVEILKLNVPMAMKIALDGLLDSSYSTRDTSISDVGKYDKVEVSVLLCNGNFIQDLNKEWRGEDCTTDMLSMSQYIPDLDVPILMLGDIVISVEATARQAEEKGVTLLDEVRVLVVRGILHLLGFHHESSNEAAAELEKEEQLILKSLRWKGKGLAKSALDSSKPQTDSLDGQVTNGLKKAGSLRFYKPKFKYIFCDMDGTLLNSKSQVTARNAEALREARSRGVNIVIATGKARPAVIDALSMVDLSGRTGIVSESSPGVFLQGLLVYGLEGRQLYKRNLDQEVCREAKIVPSIDELLETAEIQKVLFLETPEGISSALRPYWAKAIEGRAHVVQAQPDMLELVPPATSKGNGVKILLNHLSISPNEVMAIGDGENDIEMLQLASFGVALANGSDKTKAVANVIGATNDEDGVAQAIYEYAF, translated from the exons CCACCTCCCGCTACCGCCGCCCTTCCCCGGCGCGGCGCTGCTGCGTTCCGCCGCCACGGCGCCGCCCCTGCCCCCCGCTGCCGGGGCTGCACTCGCGGCCTCGCTGCTCTCCTGGCGCGGGCACACGGTCACCCCTGAGCCCTCGATAGCGGCGGCGCCGCCGTTCGCGGGGTTCCTCGCTGGAATCCGCGGGTTCCGCAAGGGACGGCGCGGACAGGTGTCGGCGAAGCGGTCGCAGCCTCAGGTCgcacccccgcccccgcccccacccCCGCCGAAGGAGAGCGAGATCGAGCTCATCGCTCGCATCGGCGTCGAGGAGGACATGCCCGACGACCCAGAAGTGCTG AACATTGTAGAAATCCTAAAGTTAAATGTCCCAATGGCAATGAAGATTGCACTTGATGGACTTCTGGATTCCAGCTACAGCACCCGAGATACATCGATAAGTGATGTTGGGAAGTATGATAAGGTTGAGGTTTCTGTATTGCTATGCAATGGTAACTTCATCCAAGATCTTAACAAAGAATGGAGAGGCGAGGACTGCACTACTGATATGCTCTCGATGTCCCAGTACATTCCAGATCTTGATGTTCCCATT CTAATGTTAGGTGATATAGTAATATCTGTTGAGGCAACTGCAAGGCAAGCTGAGGAGAAAGGTGTTACACTTCTTGATGAAGTGCGGGTTCTAGTG GTTCGTGGCATATTGCATCTTCTTGGTTTTCATCACGAGTCGAGCAATGAGGCTGCAGCAGAATTGGAGAAGGAGGAGCAGCTCATTTTAAAAAGTCTAAGGTGGAAAGGAAAAGGTCTAGCTAAGAGTGCTCTGGATTCAAGCAAGCCTCAAACAGATTCATTGGATG GGCAAGTGACAAATGGTCTGAAGAAAGCTGGCAGCCTAAGATTTTACAAACCAAAATTCAAATATATTTTTTGTGATATGGATG GCACGCTGCTCAACAGTAAAAGTCAAGTTACAGCAAGGAATGCAGAAGCTCTAAGAGAAGCCAGGTCAAGAGGAGTAAACATAGTTATTGCCACTGGAAAG GCACGTCCTGCTGTAATTGATGCTCTTAGTATGGTGGACTTATCTGGAAGAACTGGCATTGTTTCAGAATCATCACCTGGTGTATTCCTTCAG GGTCTGCTGGTTTATGGTTTGGAAGGAAGACAGCTTTATAAAAGAAATTTGGACCAAGAAGTATGTAGAGAG GCTAAAATAGTGCCGTCTATTGATGAGCTTTTAGAAACAGCTGAGATACAG AAAGTATTGTTCCTTGAAACTCCTGAGGGAATTTCGTCTGCATTGAGACCGTACTGGGCAAAGGCGATAGAGGGAAGGGCCCATGTTGTTCAGGCACAACCTGATATGCTTGAACTTGTACCACCTGCAACTTCGAAAGGCAATGGTGTGAAGATTCTGTTGAACCACCTTTCCATTAGTCCAAATGAG GTAATGGCAATTGGTGATGGAGAAAATGACATTGAAATGCTGCAACTAGCTTCGTTTGGTGTTGCTCTTGCAAATGGATCTGATAAGACTAAAGCAGTGGCAAATGTAATTGGCGCCACtaatgatgaagatggagttgcaCAGGCTATTTATGAATATGCCTTCTAA